From Microbacterium sp. LWH11-1.2, one genomic window encodes:
- a CDS encoding RNB domain-containing ribonuclease, producing the protein MPQRRSHVAPSAAQTELASALAALRESVDAPIEFPADVLAEAAAADPTDPELDLREVPFVTLDPAGSRDLDQAFHLERDGAGYTVRYAIADVPGFVTPRGAVDVEARRRGQTLYAADGRIPLHPPVLSEDRASLLADVDRPALVWTFSLDSDGAVTTFRLERALIRSRAQLDYVTTQASLDRGEEGPATLLPEIGALRIEQERVRGGASLNLPDEEVVRAADGTYGIERASPLPVEEWNAQLSLMTGMAAASLMIDAGVGILRTMPRPDDDAFETFRHQTEALGRPWTTGDYGEYLRALDRTDPLTLPVLQAAASLFRGAGYVTFDGAAPKDAIQAAIAAPYAHATAPLRRLVDRWVLAICLAVSTGQEIPSWARESLDDLPGSMQESGRRASQLNAATINSVEAALLTPLVGTEIDATVIELRGERASIQIAEPAVTASSPVPAGAQPGDVVRLRVVRVDIPRGEIEFAI; encoded by the coding sequence ATGCCTCAGCGCCGATCTCACGTCGCCCCGTCCGCCGCGCAGACCGAGCTCGCCTCGGCGCTGGCCGCGTTGCGGGAATCCGTCGACGCCCCGATCGAGTTCCCGGCCGACGTCCTCGCCGAAGCCGCAGCGGCCGATCCGACGGATCCCGAACTCGACCTGCGGGAGGTTCCGTTCGTGACCCTCGACCCGGCGGGATCCCGCGATCTCGACCAGGCATTCCACCTGGAGCGCGACGGCGCCGGGTACACCGTCCGCTACGCGATCGCCGATGTCCCCGGTTTCGTGACACCTCGGGGTGCGGTCGATGTCGAGGCACGCCGCCGCGGGCAGACTCTGTATGCAGCGGACGGACGAATCCCTCTGCATCCGCCGGTTCTCAGCGAAGACCGCGCCTCTCTCCTCGCCGACGTCGACCGGCCCGCCCTGGTGTGGACGTTCTCGCTCGACAGCGACGGCGCCGTCACCACGTTCCGACTCGAGCGGGCGCTCATCCGCTCCCGCGCACAGCTCGACTACGTGACGACGCAGGCCTCTCTCGACCGCGGGGAGGAAGGACCCGCGACTCTGCTTCCCGAGATCGGCGCACTGCGCATCGAGCAGGAACGTGTCCGCGGCGGCGCGAGTCTCAATCTCCCCGACGAGGAGGTCGTGCGCGCCGCCGACGGCACCTATGGCATCGAGCGTGCCAGCCCGCTGCCCGTCGAGGAGTGGAACGCACAGCTCTCACTGATGACCGGGATGGCCGCCGCATCGCTCATGATCGACGCCGGCGTCGGCATTCTGCGCACGATGCCTCGCCCCGATGACGACGCCTTCGAGACCTTCCGACACCAGACCGAGGCCCTCGGCCGCCCGTGGACCACCGGCGACTACGGCGAATACCTGCGAGCCCTCGACCGGACCGACCCTCTGACGCTTCCGGTGCTGCAGGCCGCCGCGTCGCTCTTCCGCGGCGCCGGCTACGTCACGTTCGACGGAGCGGCCCCGAAGGACGCGATCCAGGCCGCGATCGCCGCGCCCTATGCGCACGCGACCGCTCCGCTGCGGCGCCTCGTCGACCGCTGGGTGCTCGCGATCTGCCTCGCGGTCTCGACCGGCCAGGAGATCCCGTCGTGGGCGCGCGAGTCGCTCGACGACCTGCCCGGATCGATGCAGGAATCCGGACGACGCGCATCCCAGCTGAACGCGGCGACCATCAACAGCGTCGAAGCAGCTCTCCTCACCCCACTGGTCGGCACCGAGATCGACGCGACCGTCATCGAGCTCCGCGGCGAACGGGCATCCATCCAGATCGCGGAGCCCGCCGTGACAGCATCCTCTCCGGTCCCCGCCGGTGCGCAACCGGGCGACGTGGTCCGGCTGCGGGTCGTCCGGGTCGACATCCCGCGCGGCGAGATCGAGTTCGCGATCTGA
- a CDS encoding nuclear transport factor 2 family protein: MSQNSVPAPVQAMVDAINAADTEAFVSAFTADGFVSDWGTVKAGPDGVRSWAGSDAIGAGARMTVLSATTEGETTRIRFGWSSRVFNGESDGIFVVEGDKLASFTIPPAH; the protein is encoded by the coding sequence ATGTCGCAGAACTCCGTACCCGCTCCCGTGCAGGCGATGGTCGATGCGATCAACGCGGCTGACACCGAGGCTTTCGTGTCGGCGTTCACCGCCGACGGCTTCGTGAGCGACTGGGGAACGGTCAAGGCAGGCCCCGACGGCGTCCGAAGCTGGGCGGGAAGCGATGCGATCGGCGCCGGAGCGCGCATGACCGTGCTGAGCGCCACGACCGAGGGGGAGACGACCCGCATCCGGTTCGGATGGTCCAGTCGCGTGTTCAACGGCGAGTCCGATGGCATCTTCGTGGTGGAGGGCGACAAACTCGCCAGCTTCACCATTCCGCCCGCTCACTGA